A stretch of the Notamacropus eugenii isolate mMacEug1 chromosome 2, mMacEug1.pri_v2, whole genome shotgun sequence genome encodes the following:
- the CCDC163 gene encoding transmembrane protein CCDC163 isoform X2 — translation MPRSSPEGELPHQVWALDPPPEGQGWDNTCFSLSMWDEINALRSQLRTQGQVTVLMSQAVQGLMEDRERQRCQIASLEVELGRLRGAPEGRTRLEQRVEDLNSELQNLRRQLHARPGEASKTTLLWQELQNDCQLLWEEYETVRGELKLLRDQLGQQQELLLRQMAEIRQAQGQNWKVLEQVQRDQEGHSRAMDATRVEAQDGRREINLIRAMVYSLQAQIRGDPPSRPDSAISSSDLSLPDSDSSWDVPSRETAMPADLQSSTGSSTESSTERSMSRPPARIPPTSERLSKASKLLLSDL, via the exons ATGCCCCGTTCTAGTCCTGAAGGGGAACTGCCTCATCAGGTCTGGGCCCTGGACCCTCCCCCTGAGGGACAGGGCTGGGATAACACCTGCTTCTCCTTGTCGATGTGGGATGAAATTAATGCCCTTCGGAGCCAGCTCCGGACCCAGGGTCAG GTGACAGTGCTTATGAGTCAGGCCGTACAGGGTCTGATGGAAGACAGGGAGCGTCAGAGATGTCAGATTGCCAGCCTGGAAG TGGAGCTGGGCCGGCTTCGAGGGGCCCCTGAAGGGCGAACAAGGTTGGAGCAACGagtggaagatctgaattcagagcTGCAGAACCTACGTCGACAACTGCATGCCCGTCCTGGGGAGGCCAGTAAGACCACCCTCCTGTGGCAAGAGCTGCAGAATGA TTGCCAGTTGCTCTGGGAGGAGTATGAGACTGTTCGAGGGGAGCTGAAGCTTCTGCGGGACCAGCTGG GCCAACAGCAGGAATTGTTACTGAGACAGATGGCGGAGATCCGGCAGGCTCAGGGGCAGAACTGGAAG GTGCTGGAGCAAGTACAGAGGGATCAGGAAGGCCACAGCCGGGCGATGGATGCCACCAGGGTGGAAGCCCAGGATGGTCGGCGGGAGATCAATCTTATCAG GGCCATGGTGTATTCCTTGCAGGCCCAGATACGAGGGGATCCTCCATCCCGGCCAGACTCTGCAATCTCTAGTTCTGACCTGAGTCTCCCGGACAGTGACAGCAGCTGGGATGTACCTTCTCGGGAGACAG CCATGCCAGCAGACCTCCAAAGCAGCACCGGGTCCAGCACCGAATCCAGTACAGAGCGCAGCATGTCCAGGCCTCCTGCAAGGATCCCCCCCACATCTGAGCGGTTGAGCAAGGCATCCAAGCTGCTCCTTAGTGACCTCTGA
- the CCDC163 gene encoding transmembrane protein CCDC163 isoform X4, protein MPRSSPEGELPHQVWALDPPPEGQGWDNTCFSLSMWDEINALRSQLRTQGQVTVLMSQAVQGLMEDRERQRCQIASLEVELGRLRGAPEGRTRLEQRVEDLNSELQNLRRQLHARPGEASKTTLLWQELQNDCQLLWEEYETVRGELKLLRDQLGQQQELLLRQMAEIRQAQGQNWKVLEQVQRDQEGHSRAMDATRVEAQDGRREINLIRAMVYSLQAQIRGDPPSRPDSAISSSDLSLPDSDSSWDVPSRETELSLFWA, encoded by the exons ATGCCCCGTTCTAGTCCTGAAGGGGAACTGCCTCATCAGGTCTGGGCCCTGGACCCTCCCCCTGAGGGACAGGGCTGGGATAACACCTGCTTCTCCTTGTCGATGTGGGATGAAATTAATGCCCTTCGGAGCCAGCTCCGGACCCAGGGTCAG GTGACAGTGCTTATGAGTCAGGCCGTACAGGGTCTGATGGAAGACAGGGAGCGTCAGAGATGTCAGATTGCCAGCCTGGAAG TGGAGCTGGGCCGGCTTCGAGGGGCCCCTGAAGGGCGAACAAGGTTGGAGCAACGagtggaagatctgaattcagagcTGCAGAACCTACGTCGACAACTGCATGCCCGTCCTGGGGAGGCCAGTAAGACCACCCTCCTGTGGCAAGAGCTGCAGAATGA TTGCCAGTTGCTCTGGGAGGAGTATGAGACTGTTCGAGGGGAGCTGAAGCTTCTGCGGGACCAGCTGG GCCAACAGCAGGAATTGTTACTGAGACAGATGGCGGAGATCCGGCAGGCTCAGGGGCAGAACTGGAAG GTGCTGGAGCAAGTACAGAGGGATCAGGAAGGCCACAGCCGGGCGATGGATGCCACCAGGGTGGAAGCCCAGGATGGTCGGCGGGAGATCAATCTTATCAG GGCCATGGTGTATTCCTTGCAGGCCCAGATACGAGGGGATCCTCCATCCCGGCCAGACTCTGCAATCTCTAGTTCTGACCTGAGTCTCCCGGACAGTGACAGCAGCTGGGATGTACCTTCTCGGGAGACAG AATTATCCCTCTTCTGGGCCTAG
- the CCDC163 gene encoding transmembrane protein CCDC163 isoform X3, protein MPRSSPEGELPHQVWALDPPPEGQGWDNTCFSLSMWDEINALRSQLRTQGQVTVLMSQAVQGLMEDRERQRCQIASLEVELGRLRGAPEGRTRLEQRVEDLNSELQNLRRQLHARPGEASKTTLLWQELQNDCQLLWEEYETVRGELKLLRDQLGQQQELLLRQMAEIRQAQGQNWKVLEQVQRDQEGHSRAMDATRVEAQDGRREINLIRAMVYSLQAQIRGDPPSRPDSAISSSDLSLPDSDSSWDVPSRETDEETEDHGPGSVRGQL, encoded by the exons ATGCCCCGTTCTAGTCCTGAAGGGGAACTGCCTCATCAGGTCTGGGCCCTGGACCCTCCCCCTGAGGGACAGGGCTGGGATAACACCTGCTTCTCCTTGTCGATGTGGGATGAAATTAATGCCCTTCGGAGCCAGCTCCGGACCCAGGGTCAG GTGACAGTGCTTATGAGTCAGGCCGTACAGGGTCTGATGGAAGACAGGGAGCGTCAGAGATGTCAGATTGCCAGCCTGGAAG TGGAGCTGGGCCGGCTTCGAGGGGCCCCTGAAGGGCGAACAAGGTTGGAGCAACGagtggaagatctgaattcagagcTGCAGAACCTACGTCGACAACTGCATGCCCGTCCTGGGGAGGCCAGTAAGACCACCCTCCTGTGGCAAGAGCTGCAGAATGA TTGCCAGTTGCTCTGGGAGGAGTATGAGACTGTTCGAGGGGAGCTGAAGCTTCTGCGGGACCAGCTGG GCCAACAGCAGGAATTGTTACTGAGACAGATGGCGGAGATCCGGCAGGCTCAGGGGCAGAACTGGAAG GTGCTGGAGCAAGTACAGAGGGATCAGGAAGGCCACAGCCGGGCGATGGATGCCACCAGGGTGGAAGCCCAGGATGGTCGGCGGGAGATCAATCTTATCAG GGCCATGGTGTATTCCTTGCAGGCCCAGATACGAGGGGATCCTCCATCCCGGCCAGACTCTGCAATCTCTAGTTCTGACCTGAGTCTCCCGGACAGTGACAGCAGCTGGGATGTACCTTCTCGGGAGACAG atgaggaaactgaggaccatggcccaggaagtgtcagaggccagcTCTGA
- the CCDC163 gene encoding transmembrane protein CCDC163 isoform X5, which translates to MPRSSPEGELPHQVWALDPPPEGQGWDNTCFSLSMWDEINALRSQLRTQGQVTVLMSQAVQGLMEDRERQRCQIASLEVELGRLRGAPEGRTRLEQRVEDLNSELQNLRRQLHARPGEASKTTLLWQELQNDCQLLWEEYETVRGELKLLRDQLGQQQELLLRQMAEIRQAQGQNWKVLEQVQRDQEGHSRAMDATRVEAQDGRREINLIRAMVYSLQAQIRGDPPSRPDSAISSSDLSLPDSDSSWDVPSRETGY; encoded by the exons ATGCCCCGTTCTAGTCCTGAAGGGGAACTGCCTCATCAGGTCTGGGCCCTGGACCCTCCCCCTGAGGGACAGGGCTGGGATAACACCTGCTTCTCCTTGTCGATGTGGGATGAAATTAATGCCCTTCGGAGCCAGCTCCGGACCCAGGGTCAG GTGACAGTGCTTATGAGTCAGGCCGTACAGGGTCTGATGGAAGACAGGGAGCGTCAGAGATGTCAGATTGCCAGCCTGGAAG TGGAGCTGGGCCGGCTTCGAGGGGCCCCTGAAGGGCGAACAAGGTTGGAGCAACGagtggaagatctgaattcagagcTGCAGAACCTACGTCGACAACTGCATGCCCGTCCTGGGGAGGCCAGTAAGACCACCCTCCTGTGGCAAGAGCTGCAGAATGA TTGCCAGTTGCTCTGGGAGGAGTATGAGACTGTTCGAGGGGAGCTGAAGCTTCTGCGGGACCAGCTGG GCCAACAGCAGGAATTGTTACTGAGACAGATGGCGGAGATCCGGCAGGCTCAGGGGCAGAACTGGAAG GTGCTGGAGCAAGTACAGAGGGATCAGGAAGGCCACAGCCGGGCGATGGATGCCACCAGGGTGGAAGCCCAGGATGGTCGGCGGGAGATCAATCTTATCAG GGCCATGGTGTATTCCTTGCAGGCCCAGATACGAGGGGATCCTCCATCCCGGCCAGACTCTGCAATCTCTAGTTCTGACCTGAGTCTCCCGGACAGTGACAGCAGCTGGGATGTACCTTCTCGGGAGACAG GATACTGA
- the CCDC163 gene encoding transmembrane protein CCDC163 isoform X1: MPRSSPEGELPHQVWALDPPPEGQGWDNTCFSLSMWDEINALRSQLRTQGQVTVLMSQAVQGLMEDRERQRCQIASLEVELGRLRGAPEGRTRLEQRVEDLNSELQNLRRQLHARPGEASKTTLLWQELQNDCQLLWEEYETVRGELKLLRDQLGQQQELLLRQMAEIRQAQGQNWKVLEQVQRDQEGHSRAMDATRVEAQDGRREINLIRAMVYSLQAQIRGDPPSRPDSAISSSDLSLPDSDSSWDVPSRETGPQPQGKDHMLFLYIPSPHPCVDPPGALWPSVQEGPEPAIRACPSAMPADLQSSTGSSTESSTERSMSRPPARIPPTSERLSKASKLLLSDL, from the exons ATGCCCCGTTCTAGTCCTGAAGGGGAACTGCCTCATCAGGTCTGGGCCCTGGACCCTCCCCCTGAGGGACAGGGCTGGGATAACACCTGCTTCTCCTTGTCGATGTGGGATGAAATTAATGCCCTTCGGAGCCAGCTCCGGACCCAGGGTCAG GTGACAGTGCTTATGAGTCAGGCCGTACAGGGTCTGATGGAAGACAGGGAGCGTCAGAGATGTCAGATTGCCAGCCTGGAAG TGGAGCTGGGCCGGCTTCGAGGGGCCCCTGAAGGGCGAACAAGGTTGGAGCAACGagtggaagatctgaattcagagcTGCAGAACCTACGTCGACAACTGCATGCCCGTCCTGGGGAGGCCAGTAAGACCACCCTCCTGTGGCAAGAGCTGCAGAATGA TTGCCAGTTGCTCTGGGAGGAGTATGAGACTGTTCGAGGGGAGCTGAAGCTTCTGCGGGACCAGCTGG GCCAACAGCAGGAATTGTTACTGAGACAGATGGCGGAGATCCGGCAGGCTCAGGGGCAGAACTGGAAG GTGCTGGAGCAAGTACAGAGGGATCAGGAAGGCCACAGCCGGGCGATGGATGCCACCAGGGTGGAAGCCCAGGATGGTCGGCGGGAGATCAATCTTATCAG GGCCATGGTGTATTCCTTGCAGGCCCAGATACGAGGGGATCCTCCATCCCGGCCAGACTCTGCAATCTCTAGTTCTGACCTGAGTCTCCCGGACAGTGACAGCAGCTGGGATGTACCTTCTCGGGAGACAG GACCCCAGCCACAAGGCAAGGATCACATGCTTTTCCTCTAcatcccttctccccatccctgtGTTGATCCCCCGGGAGCTTTATGGCCCAGTGTACAGGAGGGCCCTGAACCAGCCATCCGGGCCTGCCCCTCAGCCATGCCAGCAGACCTCCAAAGCAGCACCGGGTCCAGCACCGAATCCAGTACAGAGCGCAGCATGTCCAGGCCTCCTGCAAGGATCCCCCCCACATCTGAGCGGTTGAGCAAGGCATCCAAGCTGCTCCTTAGTGACCTCTGA